The following nucleotide sequence is from Austwickia chelonae.
GCAGGTTGCTGCTGAGGATGCGCGTCGTCTTCCGGTGGAGCGGGACGATCTGGTGGCGCGCCTGCGCGCGGTCGGTGCTGAGGTGGTCACTCCTGCGCAGGGTCCGTTCGTCCTGGTGGATACGTCGGCCTGGGGTTCGGGTTCGGTGAGGGAGGCGTTGGCTGCTGAGGGTTTCGCTGTCCGTCGTGGGGAGACCTTCCCGGGGTTGGGGGAGTCGTGGATCCGGGTGGCGGTGCGGGATGCGGGGGTGCATGAGCGTTTTGTGGCTGCTGTGGCGCGGGTGCATTCCCGGGCGCGGGGGTGAATGCTTCCGGATCGGTGACGAGGTTTGAGAGTTCTTGATCTGTCGGGGATGACGGTGCGGGGTGGCCTTCACCTGAAAGTAATAATGATTCTCACTCTATGATGGGGCGGTGTCCTCGACCCGCCGCCTCACCCGCAGAGCCCACCTGCTGTCCGTGGTGCTCGCGCTCGCCATCCCCGTCCTGATCATCGTCTCCGGAGCGACCGGACCACTGAGGACCACCTTCACCGAAGCCGCCCAACTCGTCGCCGGACACCTCGTCCCCGGCCTGAGCTGGATGACCGACGGCAGCCTCAGCCCCGCGCAGGACCAAGCCGTCTGGAACTTCCGACTGCCCCGCACCCTCCTCGCCGGCGTCGTCGGAGCCTGCCTCGCCCTGGCCGGAGCGCTCCTGCAAGCCGTCGTCCGCAACCCCCTCGCCGAGCCCTATGTCCTCGGCGTCTCCTCCGGCGCCGGACTCGGGGCCGTCCTCGTCATCGTCTTCGGCAGCGCTGCTGTCGCCGGTCTCTCCCTGAGCGCCGCCGCCTTCGCCGGGGCCCTCCTGGCCACCGTCCTCGTCCACATCCTGGCCAGCCAGGACGGCATCATCAGCCCCCAGCGACTCATCCTCGCCGGAGTCGCGCTGGGCACTCTCCTCGCTGCCCTGACCAACTACCTCACCATCAGCACCGAAGCCCAGAACGTCTACAGCGTTCTCTACTTCACCCTCGGATCGGTCTCCGGAGCGAACTTCGAGAAAGTCATCTGGCCACTGATCGCCCTCGTCGCCGTCGCCCTCGTCGCCATCAGCCGCAGCCGCGTCCTCAACGCCATGCTCGTCGGCGATGAATCAGCCACATCCCTGGGCGTCGACGTCCAACGCACCCGGCGACTCACCCTGGCCGCCGCCGCCCTCCTCACCGGCACCTCCGTCGCCGTCGCCGGCGGTATCGGCTTCGTCGGCCTGGTCGTCCCCCACGTCACCCGGATCCTCGTCGGCTCCGACCACCGACGTACCCTCCCG
It contains:
- a CDS encoding FecCD family ABC transporter permease, whose protein sequence is MSSTRRLTRRAHLLSVVLALAIPVLIIVSGATGPLRTTFTEAAQLVAGHLVPGLSWMTDGSLSPAQDQAVWNFRLPRTLLAGVVGACLALAGALLQAVVRNPLAEPYVLGVSSGAGLGAVLVIVFGSAAVAGLSLSAAAFAGALLATVLVHILASQDGIISPQRLILAGVALGTLLAALTNYLTISTEAQNVYSVLYFTLGSVSGANFEKVIWPLIALVAVALVAISRSRVLNAMLVGDESATSLGVDVQRTRRLTLAAAALLTGTSVAVAGGIGFVGLVVPHVTRILVGSDHRRTLPVTVLAGAVLLMVCDLLARTIADPVEIPIGIVTAVLGAPFFLWIMRTAGAVRGGMNR